One part of the Sesamum indicum cultivar Zhongzhi No. 13 linkage group LG14, S_indicum_v1.0, whole genome shotgun sequence genome encodes these proteins:
- the LOC105176823 gene encoding protein LIGHT-DEPENDENT SHORT HYPOCOTYLS 10-like: protein MDRGKDLAEGSSCGGDPAAATTPSRYESQKRRDWNTFGQFLRNQRPPVALSQCSSGHVLEFLRYLDQFGKTKVHLQGCIFYGQPEPPAPCTCPLRQAWGSLDALIGRLRAAYEENGGPQETNPFASSAIRIYLREVKESQAKARGIPYKKKKKGGSGKPDDDSSTSSIPFS, encoded by the coding sequence ATGGATAGAGGGAAAGATTTGGCAGAAGGGTCATCCTGCGGTGGCGATCCGGCAGCTGCGACGACGCCCAGCCGCTACGAGTCGCAGAAGAGGAGGGATTGGAACACTTTCGGGCAGTTCTTGAGGAACCAACGGCCGCCAGTGGCGCTGTCTCAGTGCAGCAGCGGGCACGTGCTGGAGTTTCTGAGGTACTTGGATCAGTTTGGGAAGACCAAGGTGCACTTGCAAGGCTGCATCTTTTACGGGCAGCCAGAGCCGCCGGCACCTTGTACCTGCCCGCTGAGGCAGGCGTGGGGCAGCCTTGATGCTCTCATTGGGCGGCTGCGCGCAGCCTATGAGGAGAACGGGGGGCCACAGGAGACGAACCCTTTTGCGAGTAGTGCAATAAGGATTTACTTGAGGGAAGTAAAGGAGAGTCAGGCTAAGGCAAGAGGGATCCcttacaagaagaagaagaagggtgGAAGTGGAAAGCCTGATGATGACTCCAGCACTTCTTCAATCCCATTTTCTTGA